A stretch of the Marivirga tractuosa DSM 4126 genome encodes the following:
- a CDS encoding endonuclease/exonuclease/phosphatase family protein, with protein MNKSVFMLKYGMIFSVVLLFSVNSFSQTKVCTFNIKYENPKEGVHQWDNRKEQILKLIKIEDVDIIGMQEVVHSQIRFLEAGLAEYARIGVARDDGKSKGEYSPIFYKKDRYTIIDSATFWLSPNPQIPAKAWDAALPRVCTWAKLIDQDTKDLILVLNTHFDHVGSEARAKSVDLILSKINELEHNGKVILMGDFNLEPQSKPIQKIIDSELNDAFEAELNLGPIGTYNAFKIGENYERRIDYVFYQGFKIKSYKNYSLRIQDTFLSDHFPVVVEFE; from the coding sequence GTGAATAAATCAGTATTTATGCTAAAGTATGGGATGATTTTTTCTGTTGTGCTCCTTTTTTCTGTGAATTCGTTTTCACAAACCAAAGTCTGCACTTTTAACATCAAATATGAAAACCCAAAGGAGGGAGTTCACCAATGGGACAACAGAAAAGAGCAAATTCTGAAACTCATAAAAATAGAGGATGTTGATATCATTGGAATGCAAGAGGTAGTACATTCACAAATTCGGTTTCTGGAAGCTGGTTTAGCTGAATATGCTCGAATTGGAGTGGCAAGAGATGATGGAAAAAGCAAAGGTGAATATTCTCCTATTTTTTATAAAAAGGATCGATATACCATAATTGATAGTGCAACTTTTTGGTTATCTCCAAATCCTCAGATTCCTGCTAAGGCATGGGATGCAGCACTTCCAAGGGTTTGCACATGGGCTAAATTGATAGATCAGGATACAAAGGATTTAATTCTTGTTTTAAATACCCATTTTGATCATGTAGGAAGTGAAGCACGTGCAAAAAGTGTGGATTTAATTTTGTCAAAGATCAATGAACTCGAACATAATGGAAAAGTAATCTTAATGGGTGATTTTAATTTAGAACCTCAATCTAAACCCATACAAAAAATTATTGATTCAGAATTAAATGATGCTTTTGAAGCTGAATTAAATTTGGGACCTATTGGAACATACAATGCATTCAAAATCGGAGAAAACTATGAGAGAAGAATAGATTATGTTTTCTATCAAGGCTTTAAAATCAAAAGCTATAAAAATTATAGCTTAAGAATCCAGGATACTTTTTTATCAGATCATTTTCCAGTGGTGGTTGAATTTGAATAG
- the bglX gene encoding beta-glucosidase BglX, translating to MKFILLSALGLLFLLGGCNNPQEDKGTADLDQKVDSLLAIMTLEEKIGQLNLPSAGDVSTGISTNKGIAKQIKEGKVGGLFNINGLDKIRAVQKVAVEESRLGIPLIIAKDVIHGYKTTFPIPIGLSASWDMELIEKSARIAAQEASADGIAWTFSPMTDISRDPRWGRVSEGSGEDPYLGAQIAKAMVKGYQGDDLSAANTLLACVKHFALYGASEAGRDYNTVDMGRLRMYNDYFPSYKAAVDAGVGTAMASFNEIDGVPATGNKWLMTDVLREAWGFDGFVVSDYTGVSEMIAHGMGDLQQVSALAINAGVEMDMVSEGFLTTLEKSVAEGKVSEATITNAARLILKAKFQLGLFDDPYRYMDEERASEIFSDENRAVARKVASESMVLLKNEDALPLRKDAKIALIGPLANNKENMVGTWSVSSDISKSISIYDGIKEVSTNPENVKYAKGSNLVADPDLEERIGMFGKNTYRDDRAESVMIAEAVSLAKNSDVVVAVLGEASESSGESSSLTDISIPEVQVNLLKALKATGKKVVVVLLSGRPLVLDEILEDSDAILNAWFPGSEAGLALADVLYGDVNPSGKLTMTYPQNVGQIPIYYAHKNTGRPLEGEWFQKFKSNYLDVSNEPEFPFGYGLSYTNFSYDNLKLSSEAIDKGGELRVTVEVSNTGNVTGKEVVQLYIRDLVGTVTRPVKELKGFQKIELKAGETKTVEFTLSEQELGFYHQDMSFYAEPGEFRVFVGTSSDEVLESEFELK from the coding sequence ATGAAATTTATATTACTATCAGCATTAGGTTTACTTTTCTTATTAGGAGGATGTAACAATCCCCAAGAAGATAAAGGTACCGCTGACCTCGATCAAAAGGTAGATTCGCTGCTGGCTATCATGACCCTTGAAGAAAAGATAGGCCAATTGAATTTGCCATCTGCTGGTGACGTGAGTACTGGAATTAGTACCAATAAGGGCATTGCAAAGCAAATAAAAGAAGGTAAAGTAGGTGGATTATTTAATATCAATGGGTTGGATAAAATCCGAGCAGTTCAAAAAGTAGCAGTAGAGGAAAGTAGATTAGGCATCCCATTAATTATTGCTAAAGATGTTATTCATGGATATAAAACGACTTTCCCAATTCCAATCGGACTTTCAGCAAGCTGGGATATGGAGTTAATTGAAAAGTCTGCAAGAATTGCTGCTCAAGAAGCATCAGCCGATGGCATTGCCTGGACCTTCTCTCCTATGACTGATATTTCTAGAGACCCCAGATGGGGTAGAGTTTCGGAAGGTAGCGGGGAAGATCCGTACTTAGGCGCTCAAATAGCCAAGGCTATGGTGAAGGGTTATCAAGGAGATGATTTATCAGCAGCCAACACTTTGTTGGCATGTGTAAAGCACTTTGCGCTTTATGGTGCCTCGGAAGCTGGAAGAGATTATAATACTGTAGATATGGGGCGATTGAGAATGTATAACGATTATTTCCCATCCTACAAAGCAGCAGTCGATGCTGGTGTGGGAACTGCTATGGCTTCTTTTAATGAAATAGATGGAGTTCCAGCAACTGGTAATAAGTGGTTGATGACCGATGTTTTGCGCGAAGCATGGGGCTTTGATGGATTTGTAGTGAGCGATTATACAGGCGTAAGCGAAATGATTGCCCACGGAATGGGGGATTTACAACAGGTTTCTGCATTGGCCATCAATGCCGGGGTGGAAATGGATATGGTAAGTGAAGGCTTTTTGACCACACTGGAAAAATCTGTAGCGGAAGGGAAAGTTTCCGAAGCAACCATAACAAATGCAGCTAGACTGATTTTGAAAGCAAAGTTTCAATTAGGTCTTTTTGATGATCCTTATCGCTATATGGATGAAGAAAGAGCTTCTGAAATTTTTTCCGATGAAAACAGAGCAGTTGCGCGGAAAGTAGCATCTGAATCCATGGTTTTATTGAAAAATGAAGATGCTTTACCACTTCGGAAAGATGCTAAAATAGCTTTAATTGGTCCATTGGCGAACAATAAAGAAAATATGGTAGGTACTTGGAGTGTGAGTTCTGATATCAGTAAGTCCATCTCCATTTATGATGGGATTAAAGAAGTTTCCACTAATCCTGAAAATGTAAAATATGCTAAAGGCTCAAATTTAGTGGCAGATCCCGATTTAGAAGAACGAATTGGGATGTTTGGAAAAAACACCTATCGTGATGACAGGGCTGAATCTGTGATGATTGCTGAAGCCGTTAGCCTAGCTAAGAATTCTGATGTAGTAGTGGCTGTTTTAGGGGAGGCCTCAGAAAGTTCAGGGGAAAGTTCTAGTTTAACGGATATCAGTATTCCTGAAGTTCAAGTGAATTTATTAAAGGCATTAAAAGCTACTGGTAAAAAAGTCGTGGTAGTTTTATTGAGTGGAAGGCCATTGGTACTCGATGAGATTTTGGAAGATTCCGATGCTATTTTGAATGCATGGTTTCCGGGTTCTGAAGCGGGCTTGGCCTTGGCTGATGTTTTATACGGAGATGTCAATCCATCCGGAAAACTGACCATGACCTATCCGCAAAATGTAGGTCAAATTCCTATCTATTATGCTCATAAAAACACAGGTCGTCCTTTGGAAGGAGAGTGGTTCCAGAAATTCAAATCCAATTATTTGGATGTGAGCAATGAACCGGAATTTCCTTTCGGATACGGATTAAGTTACACTAATTTTTCTTATGATAATTTGAAATTAAGCTCAGAGGCCATAGATAAAGGGGGTGAATTAAGGGTTACCGTGGAAGTTAGCAATACAGGAAATGTTACCGGAAAAGAAGTTGTTCAATTATACATCCGCGATCTGGTGGGAACTGTTACACGCCCCGTGAAAGAACTGAAAGGCTTTCAAAAAATAGAATTGAAAGCAGGAGAGACCAAAACGGTAGAATTCACCTTGAGTGAGCAAGAATTAGGGTTCTATCATCAAGATATGAGCTTTTATGCGGAACCTGGTGAGTTTAGAGTTTTCGTTGGAACCAGTTCCGATGAGGTTTTAGAATCCGAATTTGAACTGAAGTAG
- a CDS encoding carboxylesterase family protein — translation MKNKLKFCIGFLLTVFTLNLYAQDKSEFLKATLIEDEDTLSYRILYPKNFNPAEKYPLVLFLHGAGERGGDNEKQLVHGSSLFLNQENRENFPAVVIFPQCPSSEYWAKADIVRSTEGNTFRFDYSGTPNKSLGLVMKLLDQYSQNHFIDQNRLYVGGLSMGGMGTFEILSRMPNTFAAAIAICGAGNPYSVGNYADKTDLWVFHGAKDDVVDPEYSKEMVKSLKAAGANVKFTLYPEANHNSWDPAFAEPELLTWLFSNSK, via the coding sequence ATGAAGAATAAACTGAAATTTTGTATTGGATTTCTATTGACGGTCTTTACCCTGAATTTATATGCACAGGATAAATCTGAATTTTTAAAAGCAACATTAATTGAAGATGAGGACACTTTAAGTTACCGAATTCTTTACCCTAAAAATTTTAATCCTGCCGAAAAATATCCACTTGTTTTATTTTTGCATGGCGCAGGTGAAAGAGGAGGTGATAACGAAAAACAGCTTGTTCATGGTAGTTCATTGTTTCTCAATCAAGAAAACCGAGAGAATTTTCCTGCAGTTGTAATTTTCCCACAATGCCCAAGTTCGGAATACTGGGCAAAGGCCGATATAGTGCGCTCTACTGAAGGCAATACTTTCAGATTTGATTATTCAGGAACGCCCAATAAAAGTTTGGGATTGGTAATGAAACTACTTGATCAATATAGCCAAAATCATTTTATCGATCAGAATAGATTATATGTTGGTGGCCTCTCAATGGGTGGCATGGGAACATTTGAGATTTTGAGCAGGATGCCTAATACATTTGCAGCAGCCATTGCAATTTGTGGTGCTGGCAATCCTTATAGTGTTGGCAATTATGCTGATAAGACAGATTTATGGGTGTTTCACGGAGCAAAAGATGATGTTGTTGATCCTGAGTATTCAAAAGAAATGGTAAAAAGTTTAAAGGCGGCTGGGGCTAATGTGAAATTTACGCTTTATCCAGAAGCGAATCACAATAGCTGGGATCCTGCTTTTGCAGAGCCTGAATTGCTCACTTGGTTATTTTCAAATTCAAAATAA
- a CDS encoding glucoamylase family protein has product MKNLLLLITTALLFSFCSSPQKEKEASTNKIDEDSLLNLVQYQTFQYFWEGAEPNSGLARERFHEDNIYPSNDKHIVTTGGSGFGLMAIIVGVERGFIERAQAIERFGKIVGFLETADRFHGAYPHWLNGETGEVKAFSKKDDGGDLVETAFLIQGLLTVRQFLDASTEAEKNLAQRITKIWEEVEWDWYTKGEDVLYWHWSPNYEWDMNFPVGGYNECLIMYVLAASSPTHAIDADVYHKGWARDGAIANDTTAYGLPTILDHYEHADKAVGPLFWAHYSYLGLNPKNLNDKYGDYWDLNKNHALIQYRYAVENPKEFEGYGENMWGLTSSYSMKGYAGHNPDDDLGVISPTAALSSFPYTPKESMQFLKFLYEPKRDSLIGNYGPYDAFSFEHDWYVPRYLAIDQGPIPVMIENHRSGLIWELFMQNKEIENGLSKLGFYYEE; this is encoded by the coding sequence ATGAAGAATTTACTCTTATTAATTACTACGGCACTTCTTTTCTCTTTTTGTTCTTCACCCCAAAAAGAAAAGGAAGCCAGCACGAATAAAATCGATGAGGATTCACTCTTGAATTTAGTGCAATATCAAACTTTCCAATACTTCTGGGAGGGTGCTGAGCCTAATTCTGGACTAGCCAGGGAAAGATTTCACGAGGATAACATTTATCCTTCTAATGACAAGCATATCGTAACGACTGGAGGATCTGGTTTTGGATTAATGGCCATCATTGTGGGGGTTGAAAGAGGCTTTATTGAGCGAGCTCAAGCCATCGAAAGATTCGGAAAAATAGTGGGTTTTCTTGAAACAGCTGACCGTTTTCATGGGGCTTACCCACATTGGTTGAATGGTGAAACAGGAGAAGTGAAAGCATTTAGCAAAAAGGATGATGGTGGAGATTTAGTTGAAACAGCTTTTCTGATTCAGGGTCTTCTAACTGTAAGGCAGTTTTTGGATGCCTCAACTGAAGCAGAGAAAAATCTCGCACAAAGAATTACTAAGATCTGGGAAGAGGTAGAATGGGATTGGTACACAAAAGGTGAAGATGTTCTATACTGGCACTGGTCTCCCAACTATGAGTGGGATATGAATTTTCCAGTAGGAGGTTATAATGAATGTTTGATAATGTATGTCTTGGCAGCTTCATCTCCAACTCATGCAATAGACGCTGATGTTTATCACAAAGGCTGGGCAAGAGATGGCGCTATTGCAAATGATACCACTGCATACGGTTTGCCTACCATTTTGGATCATTACGAACATGCTGATAAAGCAGTTGGACCATTGTTTTGGGCACATTATTCTTATTTGGGTTTAAATCCTAAAAATCTGAATGATAAATATGGGGACTACTGGGATTTGAATAAAAATCATGCATTGATACAATACAGATATGCAGTAGAAAATCCTAAGGAATTCGAGGGATATGGTGAAAATATGTGGGGCTTAACTTCTAGCTATTCCATGAAAGGCTATGCCGGACATAATCCTGATGATGATTTAGGTGTGATTTCTCCAACTGCAGCACTTTCATCTTTTCCTTATACGCCTAAGGAAAGCATGCAATTCCTAAAATTCTTGTATGAACCCAAAAGGGACAGTTTAATCGGGAATTATGGGCCTTATGATGCATTTTCTTTTGAGCATGATTGGTATGTACCTCGCTATTTGGCTATTGATCAAGGTCCTATACCTGTCATGATCGAAAACCATCGATCAGGCTTGATATGGGAACTTTTTATGCAGAATAAAGAAATCGAAAATGGGCTTTCTAAATTGGGATTTTACTATGAAGAATAA
- a CDS encoding glucoamylase family protein, whose translation MFNSLRPLFYLILVAFFSGFIYSCQENPEQEPDETGLLQLKTIRLGTLDLVENELTEDAPFDKGLVIEFTDALDRSSAEENISISTDEGNIALNFSYLNEDRAVSAIPENDFQNNTIYTVSIEAVLSINNKEFPGATYQFQTQQGEFQLVSAEVDGISLQTNNRIQDVSLNPEMILTFDQSLNPETDFEDFITLTNKGARLPLSFNLSEDQKTLQIQSQEEARDLVKYDFRISENFLSEVEFEFQGFSKSFYTQLDSTYKFDEISDEALLTKIQEQTFKYFWDFAHPNSGLARERNTSGDVVTIGGSGFGLMAIIVGVERGFITRQEGIDRFERIVNFLADADRFHGVWPHWMNGNTGNTIPFSELDDGADLVETAFMIQGLLAVRQYLDESNAQELAIINQITTLWEEVEWDWFTKGGEDVLYWHWSPENEWAMDLPIRGWNESLIIYVLAASSPTHPIEKSVHDAGWARNGGIVNGNSTYGISMPLGEDRGGPLFFAHYSFLGLDPRNLQDQYANYWEQNQAHSLINQAYCIDNPNNFVGYSEACWGLTASDNHQGYSAHSPGNDLGVITPTAAISSIPYTPEESMKAIRHFYYLLGDRLWGEYGFYDAFNVTQDWYADSYLAIDQGPIITMIENHRTALIWNIFMQDPDVQNGLNDLGFTF comes from the coding sequence ATGTTTAATTCACTTAGACCCTTATTTTATTTAATTCTAGTAGCCTTTTTCAGTGGTTTCATTTATTCCTGCCAAGAAAACCCAGAACAAGAACCCGATGAAACGGGATTATTGCAATTGAAAACCATAAGACTTGGGACGCTAGATTTAGTTGAAAATGAATTAACCGAAGATGCCCCATTTGACAAAGGACTTGTCATTGAATTTACTGACGCATTAGATAGGAGCTCAGCCGAAGAAAATATTTCCATTTCCACAGATGAAGGAAATATAGCCTTAAATTTTTCCTATTTGAATGAGGATAGAGCCGTTTCCGCTATACCAGAAAATGATTTTCAAAATAATACCATTTATACCGTTTCTATAGAAGCTGTACTTTCCATTAACAATAAGGAATTTCCAGGTGCTACCTATCAATTTCAAACTCAGCAAGGAGAGTTTCAATTAGTGAGTGCAGAAGTTGATGGAATTTCACTGCAAACAAATAATAGGATTCAAGATGTTTCGCTTAATCCTGAAATGATCTTGACTTTTGATCAAAGCCTGAATCCAGAAACAGATTTTGAAGATTTTATAACATTAACAAACAAAGGAGCTCGCTTGCCTTTAAGTTTCAACCTTTCAGAAGACCAAAAAACATTGCAAATCCAAAGCCAAGAAGAGGCAAGGGACTTGGTAAAATACGACTTTAGAATATCTGAAAATTTCCTAAGTGAAGTTGAATTTGAGTTTCAAGGCTTTTCTAAAAGCTTTTATACGCAGTTGGATTCCACCTACAAATTTGATGAAATATCAGATGAGGCACTATTAACCAAAATTCAGGAACAAACCTTTAAGTATTTCTGGGATTTTGCCCATCCTAATAGTGGGTTGGCCAGAGAAAGAAACACATCTGGTGATGTAGTGACCATTGGAGGTTCAGGCTTTGGTTTAATGGCTATTATAGTAGGTGTTGAGAGAGGCTTTATTACCCGACAGGAAGGGATAGACCGCTTTGAAAGAATTGTGAATTTTCTTGCCGATGCCGATCGATTTCATGGGGTTTGGCCTCATTGGATGAACGGAAATACAGGGAATACCATTCCGTTTAGCGAATTGGATGATGGAGCAGATTTAGTGGAAACCGCCTTCATGATCCAAGGCCTATTGGCAGTTAGACAATATCTAGATGAATCAAATGCACAAGAACTGGCCATTATCAATCAAATCACCACGCTATGGGAAGAAGTTGAATGGGATTGGTTTACAAAAGGGGGAGAAGATGTTTTGTATTGGCACTGGTCGCCCGAAAATGAATGGGCCATGGATTTACCCATTAGGGGCTGGAATGAAAGTTTGATTATTTATGTATTGGCTGCTTCATCGCCTACTCATCCTATTGAAAAATCAGTTCATGATGCAGGTTGGGCAAGAAACGGAGGGATAGTCAATGGAAATTCTACTTATGGTATCTCTATGCCATTAGGGGAAGATAGAGGTGGTCCTTTGTTTTTTGCACATTATTCCTTTTTGGGTTTAGATCCTCGAAATTTACAAGATCAGTACGCCAATTATTGGGAACAAAATCAGGCGCATTCCTTAATCAATCAAGCTTATTGTATTGATAATCCCAACAATTTTGTGGGCTACAGTGAAGCTTGCTGGGGCTTAACAGCCAGCGATAATCATCAGGGGTATAGCGCTCATTCGCCTGGGAATGATTTGGGTGTAATTACGCCAACGGCCGCTATTTCCTCTATTCCTTATACTCCCGAAGAATCTATGAAGGCCATCAGGCATTTTTATTATTTGTTAGGAGATAGGTTATGGGGAGAATATGGCTTTTATGATGCTTTTAATGTGACCCAAGATTGGTATGCGGATTCTTATTTAGCAATAGACCAGGGTCCTATTATTACGATGATTGAAAATCACCGAACGGCATTGATCTGGAATATCTTCATGCAAGACCCAGATGTACAAAACGGATTAAATGATTTAGGATTTACTTTTTAA
- a CDS encoding Ig-like domain-containing protein — MKYWIGALILGALVFTACDDEEGEAPALTIEALTATGTSLETGEEVTVDLNAASSASDVPPDAVFEITFDREIDTETVSASNISISDGDNDVALTVTADGSVVTVTPNEELIQGTDYTVTVSTALLASDGGTVTNGSRTFETAGRLPVVAPQEDAQVAYWKLDGNASDEMGNYADGTEVEVEYQADRFGTIESAAYFDGDASIIEIADAGALMTETQDFTISFWLKPDTTNHFNDDGNQTGMFVFGLGAFYGIQYEIFGSYDGSKYAVSYVNDEGTQFAEDMFFPSNATDNTNGGWQGWDFARSLSVTEMKNTITQTWYHNVFTYNAAEKKGYLYFNGELMKSFDFNLWPDGDPKQTAAGVDYRGAEPEVFDDLALGFIHSRAGTLFDDAAFGNYENPNANHFKGWLDDFRIIHAAYSEDDVATLYEAERP; from the coding sequence ATGAAGTATTGGATCGGTGCATTAATACTAGGAGCACTGGTTTTTACGGCTTGCGATGACGAAGAAGGTGAAGCACCTGCTTTAACCATTGAAGCTTTAACTGCCACAGGAACTAGTCTTGAAACAGGCGAAGAAGTAACTGTTGACTTGAATGCTGCAAGTTCGGCATCTGATGTGCCACCTGATGCAGTTTTCGAAATTACATTTGATAGAGAAATTGATACCGAAACAGTAAGTGCTTCAAATATTTCCATAAGTGATGGCGATAATGATGTTGCTTTAACTGTTACTGCTGATGGAAGCGTTGTGACGGTAACTCCAAATGAAGAATTGATTCAAGGAACAGACTATACGGTTACAGTCTCTACTGCTTTACTCGCTTCTGATGGTGGAACTGTAACAAATGGTTCAAGAACCTTTGAGACAGCGGGAAGATTGCCCGTAGTAGCTCCGCAAGAAGATGCTCAAGTGGCATATTGGAAGCTAGATGGTAATGCATCAGATGAAATGGGTAACTATGCAGACGGAACAGAAGTAGAAGTTGAATATCAGGCAGATAGATTTGGAACAATCGAAAGTGCAGCATATTTTGATGGTGACGCAAGTATTATTGAGATTGCAGATGCGGGCGCTCTTATGACTGAGACACAAGATTTCACAATTAGTTTTTGGCTAAAACCTGATACTACTAATCATTTTAATGATGATGGAAACCAAACTGGAATGTTTGTATTCGGTTTAGGTGCTTTCTATGGTATTCAATATGAAATATTTGGTTCTTATGATGGCTCTAAATATGCAGTTTCCTATGTAAATGATGAGGGTACCCAATTTGCAGAAGATATGTTCTTTCCAAGCAATGCTACCGATAATACAAATGGTGGATGGCAAGGTTGGGATTTTGCAAGAAGCTTAAGTGTTACCGAAATGAAAAATACAATAACTCAAACATGGTATCATAATGTGTTCACTTATAATGCCGCAGAGAAAAAGGGATATTTATATTTCAACGGTGAATTAATGAAGAGCTTTGATTTTAATCTTTGGCCAGATGGTGATCCAAAGCAAACAGCTGCAGGTGTTGACTATAGAGGTGCAGAACCTGAGGTATTTGATGATTTAGCTTTAGGCTTTATTCATTCTCGTGCAGGAACTTTATTTGATGATGCAGCATTTGGAAACTATGAAAATCCAAATGCTAACCATTTTAAAGGATGGTTAGATGATTTTAGAATCATTCATGCTGCCTATTCTGAAGATGATGTAGCTACGCTTTACGAAGCAGAAAGACCATAA
- a CDS encoding RagB/SusD family nutrient uptake outer membrane protein, with product MKRIFVLSVVFLTVILFSCKDEFLEKPPQNLITQDNFPSNESDALAATNASYQVLRTGSYHRGFYPIDDVMSDDALKGSSPSDLQADLQPFDEFQHTVTNNFIANWWSALYTGVRRTNVVIERVPSVNMDEELKSRFIGEARFLRALYYSDLARGYGGVPLVKNSEINIDFTRSTLEQTYDFIESDLRSAIEVLPEKSEYGPEDLGRATKGAARALLARVYLYQQEYDSAALFAEEVINSQQYELESNFESAFRESTEFGIESVFEIGGIGVEGGVAAGNNDYTSGQGVRGSPNRGIGANRPSMDLIESFEEDDPRMDATVIFVGEVLDGIEIIGDSQTPDTTDTGQIETYNQKIWVPGTTPFSNRAHNRRLIRYAEVLLIAAEALNRNGSTPQALIYLNEVRERARQGDESILPDITETNPDLLEDLILRERRHELAMEGHRFWDVVRTGNAADIFGPYGFQTDKHELLPIPQSERDITNGLLDQNPNWN from the coding sequence ATGAAAAGAATTTTCGTACTATCGGTCGTATTTCTTACGGTGATTTTGTTTTCATGTAAAGATGAATTTTTAGAGAAACCACCGCAGAATCTTATTACGCAAGATAATTTCCCTTCTAATGAATCAGATGCACTAGCTGCCACTAATGCATCTTATCAAGTTTTGAGAACTGGTTCTTATCATAGAGGATTTTATCCTATTGATGATGTGATGTCAGATGATGCTTTGAAAGGGAGTAGTCCTTCAGACCTTCAGGCTGACCTTCAGCCTTTTGATGAATTTCAGCATACTGTTACTAATAACTTTATTGCCAATTGGTGGTCAGCATTATACACGGGAGTGAGACGCACTAATGTAGTGATAGAGCGTGTGCCTAGTGTCAATATGGATGAAGAATTAAAATCGAGGTTTATAGGTGAAGCCCGTTTTCTTAGGGCTTTATATTATTCTGATTTGGCAAGAGGCTACGGAGGAGTACCTTTAGTTAAAAACTCCGAAATTAATATTGACTTTACGCGGTCCACTTTAGAGCAAACTTATGATTTTATTGAGTCGGATTTGCGAAGTGCAATTGAAGTCTTACCAGAAAAATCCGAATATGGTCCAGAGGACTTAGGAAGAGCCACAAAAGGAGCAGCTCGGGCATTATTGGCAAGAGTATATTTATATCAACAAGAATATGATAGTGCGGCTCTTTTTGCTGAAGAAGTAATAAATTCTCAACAGTACGAATTGGAAAGTAACTTTGAAAGTGCGTTCAGAGAATCAACAGAATTTGGAATAGAATCTGTTTTTGAAATTGGCGGAATTGGAGTTGAGGGTGGTGTAGCAGCTGGGAATAATGACTATACCAGTGGTCAGGGAGTAAGAGGATCACCCAATAGAGGAATAGGAGCTAATAGACCATCTATGGATTTGATCGAATCTTTTGAAGAAGATGATCCAAGAATGGATGCTACTGTGATTTTTGTAGGAGAAGTTTTGGATGGCATTGAAATTATTGGTGATTCCCAAACACCCGATACTACAGACACAGGGCAAATTGAAACTTATAATCAGAAAATTTGGGTGCCTGGAACAACTCCTTTTTCTAATAGAGCCCATAATAGAAGACTAATTCGATATGCCGAAGTCCTATTAATAGCTGCCGAAGCATTAAATCGAAATGGAAGTACTCCTCAAGCCTTAATTTATCTTAATGAAGTAAGAGAAAGAGCTCGCCAAGGAGATGAGTCCATATTGCCAGACATTACTGAAACTAATCCAGACCTTTTAGAAGATTTAATTTTGAGAGAAAGAAGGCATGAATTAGCTATGGAAGGCCATAGATTTTGGGATGTAGTGAGAACTGGAAATGCAGCAGATATATTCGGTCCTTACGGCTTTCAAACAGATAAACATGAATTATTGCCTATACCACAATCTGAACGAGACATAACCAACGGTTTACTAGACCAAAACCCAAACTGGAATTAA